The following is a genomic window from Salmo salar chromosome ssa23, Ssal_v3.1, whole genome shotgun sequence.
gaaaccacatggttGACTCCGTtcaattgattccattccagccattacaatgagctcctcccaccagcctcctctggtctgcAGTAGTCTACAATGAGAAGCAAATGTATAAGAATCATACTTTAATCACTATAACACAAGCACACTAATGAAAACACACATACCACTGGTGACTTATCCATCATAAGTGAAGGAGAGGGAAGGTGGATTGCGAAAATTCAGCCTTGCATTAATGACTGTGAATCAGCCAGTACAGGGGTAGCTAATGTAGAGGGCATAGAGGTGGGTCTTTGAGCTGGGGAGGGTGGGGGTGAGGAAGAGCCAATGGCTGTGGTCCTGGGGCACAGCAAGTCCTGGGGTGGGGTTAGGTGTGGTGATAGGTGCCGGTGCAGTGGAGGCAGCCACAGGGGTAAGAGAGGGGGCAGATGTTTGAGCCATAGTCATGCATGCACCATTGGTAGGGGCAGGAGGGGTGATGTTAGGTGTGGTGATTGGTGTTTGTGAAGTAGGAACAGCAAGAGGAGTAGCAGATGTATGGGTCATAGACATAAATATTTGACTGGGGCAGGGGGAGTGATAGAGGAGGAAAGTTTGGGGAAGAATCTTGGGGTGGGAAGGTGAGGGGCTGTAGTGACTGTAACTGAGCTTTGATTGACCATGCTCCTTCCTGTTGCCTGAGTAGCTATTTTCAGTAGTCTGAttcggcaaaaaaaaaaaaaacggaggtATGCAATCAGTCAACCTTTAGGTCCTTATTGAAACTGTCAGTGCATTCATTGTAACCCTCTGAATATGATGCTtagatcacaggaggttggtggcaccttcattggggaggacgggattggggaggacgggattgtggtaatggctggagcagaatcagtAGAATGGTGTCAAATACATaaaatacatggtttccatgcGTTTGATGTATTTCATGCCATTCTACTGGTTTCCAtgcgtttgatgccattccatttgttcCGTTCCAGCAATTATCatgagccttcctcccctcagcagcctcctgtggtttaGAAACGTAATGTACTCCCAGGGTCTCGACATGGTTTTGCTGTATTTGGCTCTGTGTGTTTGGCTGTGTATAGACCAGTCCCTCACTCACCTCTGGATATAACCTGTCACAGGTCTAGTTGCTGGGGTTGAAAGCCCCATCAAGCCAGAGAGAGGTTGATCCAACCTGATGACTGTGGTCCTCGTTTGGACTGTGACAACAGTGGCACCAGCAGGCATAATGTCATCAACCTGCGCCTTAGCTCTGCACACAGGGCAGTGGGGTAACCACTTTAAAGAGTGCGTCAGACATTGTCGGCAGAACCtgcaacacacgcacgcacgcacgcacagtgCTTCATTCAATTAAATGCATAAGCAACATGCATAACTGTGGTAATGGTCCACTGATAAAGTGGGCACATTCTTCAGTCATGAAGTATACACTTACAGAATCAAACCTGCAAGAACCTATTTCCTAACACTGCAGCTATGTCATAAATCCAGTACATTGATCATAACATTGAAAGGAAAAGGCTAAAGTACTCTCATCCACACTTAGATAGGCTACCTCTCTCAGAAGAGGAATTACCATATAAGTATAATATTTGGGAAAGTCAGGGGATTTTTTTGTGGTGTGAGGGAAAATTCCCCTCATGTAAAGACACGCTATCACATGTTATTGTAATTTACCAGCAGTGGACGGGGTGGAGGAAGTAAAGAACCTTTTTATTACTTACGAGTCATTGGTCAAATCATATCATATAATCTTTGACAAGACATCCATAAACTAAACTGTAGTCTACTTTACAAACAATTTGATGTCAATCTCATCTCAGTAGTTTATCATATTACTGAAGTGATATTGAAAGCACTGTGAATGAGAAACATCAGTGTTGAGTTTGTGCACATATACTATTGCCTTTGCGCTGTGCTGATGGTCTTTATTGACAGAAATAGAGAATTCATAGAACACTTATTTGAGGGAGTTCAGACACTGAATTAATTATATTAGAGTGATTTACCTATTTGGGATTAGAGACAGTTATAGTCATCAGCTCTGGGAAGTGGACCTaatttacattcactcaatttaAATAGAAAGACCAGGCTACAAGTTAAGTTACAGATTAGGCTGAAAGCTGTGGAATAACACTAGATAATATGCCAATAAATATAGGTTACTCACACATGAGAACAGGCAGCAGGGTGATGTGGGTCCATCAGGGTGCTCATACAGACGGGACACTCATCCTCAGATGGGGTCTGAAGGCCGGCTGCAGAGTGGGCCATACTTGGGCTGGGACAGATTCTCTCTCCAGGACAGAGTACACTACAGTCTCCCCTGGGGCaggtgtggtgtgtatgaggCAGCTACTGTACTGCCTACCTACCTCAGAGCACAGCCTCTTACCTACAGACCCAGCC
Proteins encoded in this region:
- the rn138 gene encoding E3 ubiquitin-protein ligase RNF138; translation: MAHSAAGLQTPSEDECPVCMSTLMDPHHPAACSHVFCRQCLTHSLKWLPHCPVCRAKAQVDDIMPAGATVVTVQTRTTVIRLDQPLSGLMGLSTPATRPVTGYIQSAAVRTFVCPICQESGLNEQDLVGHCNDNHHYNNRPVVCPVCVSLPHGNPNQISRNFIRHLNLRHCYYAEDYTNIHHTDTLNVQYAIFESLRDANLNRR